The following proteins are encoded in a genomic region of Arachis ipaensis cultivar K30076 chromosome B02, Araip1.1, whole genome shotgun sequence:
- the LOC107628566 gene encoding ethylene-responsive transcription factor 7-like has product MAGDEAIKYASTTATTTTPMSKSNKSTMKRFIGVRQRPSGRWVAEIKDSSQHVRLWLGTYDTPEEAARAYDEAARVLRGENARTNFALFGSDTDRNSSKLLSESDGKSRLSFPSLKAKLSKNLQNILARTSDSNNNSTKSSSAKSRVSDHFTFASIFKRRNCYQQYPHQMPSPIDMKNIDKVVQPSIIVPPLENDHNHNNNHNGSSTSWENSSVSDCSSCDWFGSDFGDFSVGDQGYLDQLLGWVESSNLCPNGVGDFDDESSRSKRFKVSSTVLVPPTFTSSSYDYCGSPYDYYNYNTNNGCGSPCSGYASPYNGRK; this is encoded by the coding sequence ATGGCAGGGGATGAAGCTATTAAATATGCTTCTACAACCGCCACCACCACTACTCCTATGtccaaatcaaacaaatcaaCCATGAAAAGGTTCATTGGTGTGAGGCAGAGGCCTTCAGGAAGATGGGTGGCTGAGATCAAAGACTCATCACAACATGTGAGATTATGGCTTGGGACCTATGACACACCGGAGGAGGCTGCAAGGGCCTATGACGAAGCGGCACGTGTCCTACGAGGCGAAAATGCAAGAACAAACTTTGCATTATTTGGTTCTGATACCGATAGAAATTCCAGTAAATTATTATCTGAGTCTGACGGAAAAAGCAGACTGAGTTTTCCTTCGTTAAAGGCGAAACTCAGTAAAAATCTTCAGAACATTCTAGCAAGAACAAGCGATAGTAACAATAACAGCACGAAATCTTCGTCGGCAAAGAGTAGGGTGAGTGATCATTTCACTTTTGCTAGCATATTCAAAAGAAGAAATTGTTACCAACAATACCCTCATCAAATGCCTAGTCCAATTGATATGAAGAACATTGATAAAGTTGTGCAACCTAGTATCATTGTTCCCCCTTTGGAAAATGATCATAATCACAACAATAATCATAATGGTTCTTCAACATCATGGGAAAATTCTAGTGTTTCTGATTGTAGTAGTTGTGATTGGTTTGGATCAGATTTTGGAGATTTCAGTGTTGGTGATCAAGGGTATTTGGATCAATTGTTGGGGTGGGTTGAAAGTTCAAATCTTTGTCCAAATGGGGTTGGTGATTTTGATGATGAGAGTTCAAGAAGTAAGAGGTTTAAGGTGTCTTCTACAGTTCTTGTTCCTCCTACTTTCACTTCTTCATCATATGATTATTGTGGTTCACCTTAtgattattataattataatactAATAATGGATGTGGCTCTCCATGTAGTGGTTATGCCTCTCCATATAATGGTAGGAAGTAA
- the LOC107628567 gene encoding probable xyloglucan endotransglucosylase/hydrolase protein: MADPVLHPDTTNPLHHHQTQPLKEIAIDYTPEACSHCPNSNTITLTFDHRGGARWRTTTRFHYGTFSSLIQCPKGNTNGLNFNLYLSSLEGEKSQDEIDFEFLGKDRTIVQTNYFSGGNGNKEKIHHLGFDASDGFHEYVIKWSCDVIEWLIDGKVVRREEKKEGKGFPQKPMFLYASIWDASCIANGMWAGKYDGSDAPYVCLYKDIHVPTSTAVK; this comes from the exons ATGGCGGATCCAGTTCTTCACCCAGACACTACAAACCCTCTTCATCACCATCAAACGCAACCTCTCAAAGAGATCGCCATTGACTACACACCAGAAGCATGCTCTCATTGCCCTAATTCCAACACCATCACCCTCACCTTCGATCACCGCGGCGGCGCCAGGTGGCGCACCACCACTCGCTTCCACTATGGCACCTTCAGCTCCCTCATCCAGTGCCCTAAGGGTAACACCAATGGCCTCAACTTCAACCTCTACCTCTCTTCCTTAGAAG GTGAAAAGTCCCAAGATGAGATAGATTTTGAGTTCTTGGGTAAGGATAGGACCATTGTGCAGACAAACTACTTCAGTGGTGGCAATGGCAACAAGGAGAAGATTCACCATCTGGGTTTTGATGCCTCTGATGGTTTTCATGAGTATGTGATCAAGTGGAGTTGTGACGTGATAGAGTGGCTCATTGATGGGAAGGTAGtcagaagagaggagaagaaagaaggTAAAGGGTTCCCTCAGAAGCCTATGTTCTTGTATGCTTCCATTTGGGATGCAAGCTGCATTGCTAATGGGATGTGGGCAGGGAAGTATGATGGGAGTGATGCACCTTATGTTTGTCTCTATAAGGACATTCATGTCCCTACTAGCACTGCAGTTAAATGA